Proteins from a single region of Starkeya sp. ORNL1:
- a CDS encoding GntR family transcriptional regulator, with product MSETLPSELATGVPTYAALRDQLRVEILSGRIPDGTRLTTASLVDRFGFSQMPIREALQSLQGEGLVEILPHKGARVLSLNTRRVRNIYDLRAAMEVLLMRLSLPNLTNAAMAKLAQIHKDFKESVQRRDIDTIFALNSEFHRMIYRHGDNEEALLIYERYATLLGGLRGKYGYSEVRLDRMVDEHALILQALRDQDEDRLEKVVRAHVEGAKADLLERMGGK from the coding sequence ATGTCGGAGACGCTCCCTTCCGAGCTCGCGACCGGGGTGCCCACCTATGCGGCGCTCCGTGACCAGCTTCGTGTCGAGATCCTGTCGGGCCGCATCCCGGACGGGACGCGCCTGACCACGGCGTCGCTGGTCGACCGCTTCGGCTTCAGCCAGATGCCGATCCGCGAGGCGCTGCAATCGCTGCAGGGCGAGGGCCTGGTCGAGATCCTGCCGCACAAGGGCGCCCGCGTGCTCTCGCTGAACACAAGGCGGGTGCGCAACATCTATGATCTGCGCGCGGCGATGGAAGTGCTGCTGATGCGGCTCAGCCTGCCGAACCTGACCAATGCGGCGATGGCCAAGCTGGCGCAAATCCACAAGGATTTCAAAGAGTCGGTGCAGCGCCGCGACATCGACACCATCTTCGCGCTGAACTCCGAATTCCACCGCATGATCTATCGCCACGGCGACAATGAGGAGGCCCTCCTCATCTATGAGCGCTATGCGACGCTGCTCGGCGGACTGCGCGGAAAATACGGCTACAGCGAAGTCCGCCTCGACCGCATGGTCGACGAGCACGCCCTCATCCTCCAGGCGCTTCGCGATCAGGACGAGGACCGGCTGGAAAAAGTGGTCCGCGCCCATGTCGAAGGCGCCAAGGCCGACCTGCTGGAGCGCATGGGCGGCAAGTAG
- a CDS encoding tripartite tricarboxylate transporter substrate binding protein has protein sequence MPNHARAAGLTAIALLAGITAVSFAAPAKADSYPSRDITFIVPFAPGGGTDPIGRQFAAGLEKALKGSNVDVENKPGGSATVGISTVVRARPDGYTIGLGTNAALVYQPLVNDGLIYKSPDDYEPIVKMVELPSIIVVKGDARWKNLDEFLAEAKANPGKMRASVSGLGTIVEMVLQQLNKAADVKITPVPFTGGGGEGLVAVLGGRVEANVTSGAAGVAGQVAAGEVRVLAVAQKGKYEPFPDATPMGDNYGVTLPYATYVLAPKGLPADVKAKLVAASLEVVNSDDFKNFAKTTGMIVDPKGPEETKQELQQYTRTFQDLKTFMDQK, from the coding sequence ATGCCGAACCACGCACGGGCCGCCGGGCTGACGGCTATCGCGCTGCTCGCAGGGATCACCGCGGTGAGCTTCGCCGCTCCCGCGAAAGCGGACAGCTATCCGTCGCGCGATATCACCTTCATCGTGCCGTTCGCCCCCGGCGGCGGCACCGATCCGATCGGCCGGCAGTTCGCCGCCGGGTTGGAGAAGGCGCTGAAGGGCAGCAATGTCGATGTCGAGAACAAGCCGGGCGGCTCGGCCACCGTCGGCATCAGCACCGTGGTTCGCGCGCGCCCCGACGGCTACACCATCGGCCTCGGAACCAATGCCGCGCTGGTCTATCAGCCGCTGGTGAATGACGGGCTGATCTACAAGTCGCCGGACGATTACGAGCCGATCGTCAAGATGGTCGAGTTGCCCTCCATCATCGTCGTCAAGGGCGATGCGAGGTGGAAAAACCTCGACGAGTTCCTGGCCGAAGCCAAGGCCAATCCCGGCAAGATGCGCGCCTCGGTCTCCGGCCTCGGTACCATCGTCGAGATGGTGCTGCAGCAGCTCAACAAGGCGGCCGACGTGAAGATCACCCCGGTGCCCTTCACCGGCGGCGGCGGCGAAGGACTGGTTGCGGTGCTCGGCGGGCGGGTCGAGGCGAATGTCACCTCCGGTGCCGCCGGCGTCGCGGGCCAGGTCGCCGCGGGCGAAGTGCGCGTGCTCGCCGTGGCGCAGAAGGGCAAGTACGAGCCATTCCCCGACGCCACGCCGATGGGCGACAACTACGGCGTCACCCTGCCCTATGCCACCTATGTGCTGGCGCCCAAGGGCCTGCCGGCGGACGTGAAGGCCAAGCTGGTGGCCGCCTCGCTTGAAGTGGTTAACAGCGACGACTTCAAGAATTTCGCCAAGACCACCGGTATGATCGTCGACCCGAAAGGTCCTGAAGAGACCAAGCAGGAATTGCAGCAATACACCAGGACGTTCCAGGACCTGAAGACTTTCATGGACCAGAAGTGA
- a CDS encoding hydroxymethylglutaryl-CoA lyase, with the protein MQLVKKVHIMEVGPRDGFQAEKTWIPTETKIAVINALSRTGVPEIQVTSFAHPKAIPQLADAEEVMSRIDIVDGVSYRAMTPNIRGLQRALAFKDRITTVSFMLSVTESHNRANGNRSIDETLQDFEEMTPIAQDAGFVVSGSMICSLGCPFEGEVPVQALERVADRYLALGITNMSLADTIGVANPALVYRVVAHMLDKYPQVTWNLHLHNTRDMALANTLAAMQAGMDRFDGGVSGLGGCPYAPGASGNIATEDMVNMLHEMGVETGIDLDKMIAIARMHKDFIDHPLDSSMLRAGKGSDLRPAPRQQQKIGEIGAPA; encoded by the coding sequence ATGCAGCTCGTGAAAAAGGTCCACATCATGGAAGTGGGCCCCCGTGACGGCTTCCAGGCCGAAAAGACCTGGATCCCGACGGAGACCAAGATCGCCGTCATCAACGCGCTCTCGCGTACCGGCGTGCCGGAGATCCAGGTCACCTCGTTCGCCCATCCCAAGGCGATCCCGCAGCTCGCCGACGCCGAGGAGGTGATGAGCCGGATCGACATCGTCGACGGCGTCTCCTACCGCGCCATGACTCCGAACATTCGCGGCCTGCAGCGCGCGCTGGCCTTCAAGGACCGCATCACCACGGTGAGCTTCATGCTCTCGGTGACGGAGTCCCATAATCGCGCCAATGGCAACCGCTCCATCGACGAGACCTTGCAGGACTTCGAGGAGATGACGCCGATCGCGCAGGACGCCGGCTTCGTGGTCTCCGGCAGCATGATCTGCTCGCTCGGCTGCCCGTTCGAGGGCGAGGTGCCGGTCCAGGCGCTGGAGCGCGTCGCCGACCGCTATCTCGCCCTCGGCATCACCAACATGTCGCTCGCCGACACCATCGGCGTCGCCAATCCGGCGCTGGTCTATCGCGTCGTCGCGCACATGCTCGACAAGTATCCGCAGGTGACGTGGAACCTGCATCTGCACAACACCCGCGACATGGCCCTGGCCAATACGCTTGCCGCCATGCAGGCCGGCATGGACCGCTTCGATGGTGGCGTCAGCGGCCTTGGCGGCTGCCCCTATGCACCGGGCGCCTCCGGCAACATCGCCACCGAGGACATGGTCAACATGCTCCACGAGATGGGGGTGGAAACCGGCATCGATCTCGACAAGATGATTGCCATCGCCCGCATGCATAAGGACTTCATCGACCATCCACTCGACAGCTCGATGCTGCGCGCCGGCAAGGGCAGCGACCTTCGGCCCGCGCCCAGGCAGCAGCAGAAGATCGGCGAGATCGGGGCGCCGGCGTGA
- a CDS encoding tripartite tricarboxylate transporter TctB family protein, which produces MNAISIRKSTAYILVGLIGVALAAGYLVLSFRLPFGRMDQPGAAIFPIIVGITLVLGSLATVAEGMRAGPDEEYALPIGADRNRVVLLIALLCGYVALLPVVGQFAAGALFIAVLMRSLSKLGWPRIILYSLIMAAALHFLFVTFLKVPLPTGMLGIDLP; this is translated from the coding sequence ATGAACGCCATCTCGATCCGGAAGAGCACCGCCTATATTCTTGTTGGACTGATCGGGGTGGCGCTGGCAGCGGGCTATCTGGTGCTGTCCTTCCGGCTGCCCTTCGGCCGGATGGACCAGCCGGGGGCGGCGATCTTCCCGATCATCGTCGGCATCACCCTGGTGCTCGGCTCTCTCGCCACTGTCGCCGAGGGCATGCGGGCCGGCCCCGATGAGGAGTATGCGCTCCCCATCGGCGCTGACCGCAACCGCGTCGTCCTGCTGATCGCGCTGCTCTGCGGCTATGTCGCGCTACTGCCGGTGGTGGGCCAGTTCGCCGCCGGCGCGCTGTTCATCGCCGTGCTGATGCGGTCACTCTCCAAGCTCGGCTGGCCGCGCATCATCCTCTATTCGCTCATCATGGCGGCGGCGCTCCACTTCCTCTTCGTGACCTTCCTGAAGGTGCCGCTGCCGACCGGCATGCTCGGCATCGATCTGCCCTGA
- a CDS encoding 2-hydroxyacid dehydrogenase: MKVTIAADGFLDPAETPALPYRLDFVAYDDVPALKRSLEDADALVTRRADVNDALLEHAGRLKLVQQVGTGTDRIDFKAIERKGIAAANTPGAPSNAVVEHAFLLMLAALRNLPAQIDAIRAGKWSGTEVWQGREIAGATVGIVGFGAIGSEIAKRAVAFGAKVMVTTRTIPCAPWPSVEFLDLNALLKRSDILVLAPALTPRTRGMIGAPELALMKPTALLVNVSRGAIVNEPALIAALEAGQLRGAALDAFVTEPLPADSVLRHMPNVLATAHTAGSSEQSRQRIWDQIVENLARLADGRIPRNIVAGSVPAAQTAN; encoded by the coding sequence ATGAAAGTCACCATCGCCGCCGACGGATTTCTCGATCCAGCCGAGACTCCGGCCCTGCCGTATCGGCTCGACTTCGTCGCCTATGACGACGTCCCTGCCCTGAAGCGCTCGCTCGAGGATGCCGACGCGCTGGTAACCCGGCGCGCCGACGTCAATGACGCGCTGCTGGAGCATGCCGGCCGCCTCAAGCTGGTGCAGCAGGTCGGCACCGGCACCGATCGCATCGACTTCAAGGCCATCGAGCGCAAGGGCATCGCCGCCGCCAACACGCCCGGCGCGCCGAGCAATGCAGTGGTCGAGCATGCCTTCCTCTTGATGCTGGCGGCGCTGCGCAACCTCCCGGCCCAGATCGACGCCATCCGCGCCGGCAAATGGTCCGGCACCGAGGTCTGGCAGGGCCGCGAGATCGCCGGCGCCACGGTCGGCATTGTTGGCTTCGGCGCCATCGGCAGCGAGATCGCCAAACGCGCGGTCGCCTTTGGTGCCAAGGTGATGGTGACGACCCGCACCATCCCGTGTGCGCCGTGGCCGAGCGTCGAGTTCCTCGATCTCAACGCATTGCTGAAACGCAGTGACATCCTCGTGCTGGCACCGGCGCTGACGCCGCGCACCCGCGGCATGATCGGTGCCCCTGAATTGGCGCTGATGAAGCCGACGGCGCTGCTGGTGAATGTCTCGCGCGGCGCCATCGTCAATGAGCCCGCGCTCATCGCGGCGCTCGAAGCCGGGCAGTTGCGCGGCGCGGCACTCGACGCCTTCGTCACCGAGCCGCTGCCGGCGGACTCCGTGCTGCGCCACATGCCGAACGTGCTCGCCACAGCGCACACCGCCGGCTCCAGCGAGCAGTCGCGCCAGCGCATCTGGGACCAGATCGTCGAGAACCTCGCGCGCCTCGCCGACGGGCGCATCCCCAGGAATATCGTCGCCGGTTCGGTGCCGGCGGCACAGACGGCGAATTGA
- a CDS encoding enolase C-terminal domain-like protein, producing MRITDVRTYVAPPPRVSWLNQTRVSTPMSIYPKFSEKRASWRGPNTQDVFIEVISDEGVTGLGITRGGVIVQTIIDHHLKGLLVGSDPRDVELLWEQMYRATLAYGRKGAPIMALSGVDLALWDLFAKWLGQPLYRVLGGAVRDFLPVYATHPDSGALAREGYVGAKAPMAYGPADGKDGLRKNVEVVAQMREAVGPDIDIMVDCWMSWSLDYALAFDREAAEFNVRWIEEPLPPDDYDGYSELRRRVKRTQIATGEHEYTRWGFKELIDRGCADVLQPDVAWCGGVSEIRKVAAMASAYDLPVIPHNGVMQPWATHMMMTIQNCPLAEHIVFDATGATPVAPLMLGELQPRDGKVRPREEPGAGIGFDREEWARQTGAGLQAAQ from the coding sequence ATGCGCATCACCGATGTACGCACCTATGTCGCGCCGCCGCCGCGCGTCTCCTGGCTGAACCAGACGCGGGTGTCGACGCCGATGTCGATCTACCCGAAATTCAGCGAGAAGCGTGCGAGCTGGCGCGGGCCGAATACCCAGGACGTCTTCATCGAGGTGATCAGCGATGAAGGCGTGACCGGGCTCGGCATCACCCGCGGCGGCGTGATCGTGCAGACCATTATCGACCATCATCTGAAAGGCCTGCTGGTCGGCTCCGACCCGCGCGACGTCGAGCTGCTGTGGGAGCAGATGTACCGGGCAACGCTGGCCTATGGCCGCAAGGGCGCGCCGATCATGGCGCTGTCCGGCGTCGACCTCGCATTGTGGGACCTGTTCGCCAAATGGCTCGGCCAGCCGCTGTATCGCGTGCTGGGCGGCGCGGTACGCGACTTCTTGCCGGTTTACGCCACCCACCCAGATTCCGGTGCGCTGGCCCGCGAGGGCTATGTCGGCGCCAAGGCGCCGATGGCCTATGGCCCCGCCGACGGCAAAGACGGGCTGCGCAAGAATGTCGAGGTGGTGGCGCAGATGCGCGAGGCGGTCGGTCCCGACATCGACATCATGGTCGATTGCTGGATGTCGTGGAGCCTCGACTACGCGCTCGCCTTCGACCGCGAGGCCGCGGAATTCAACGTGCGCTGGATCGAGGAGCCGCTGCCGCCGGACGATTATGACGGCTATTCCGAGCTGCGCCGCCGCGTGAAGCGCACCCAGATCGCCACCGGCGAGCACGAATACACCCGCTGGGGCTTCAAGGAACTGATCGACCGCGGCTGCGCTGACGTACTGCAGCCCGACGTCGCCTGGTGCGGCGGGGTGAGCGAGATCCGCAAGGTCGCCGCCATGGCCTCCGCCTATGACCTCCCGGTGATCCCGCACAATGGCGTCATGCAGCCCTGGGCGACGCACATGATGATGACGATCCAGAACTGCCCGCTGGCCGAGCACATCGTGTTCGACGCCACCGGTGCGACGCCGGTCGCCCCGCTGATGCTCGGCGAACTCCAGCCGAGGGACGGCAAGGTGCGGCCGCGTGAAGAGCCCGGCGCCGGCATCGGCTTCGATCGCGAGGAATGGGCGCGGCAGACCGGAGCCGGCCTGCAGGCGGCGCAGTGA
- a CDS encoding MaoC family dehydratase N-terminal domain-containing protein produces the protein MSTDTVTTNYITDEVKALIGLESEWEESCDVVERGQIRRHVQATLELDPAYWDDDYAAGTKFGSVVAPPLFPLHALRVPAGTPDPFEGRATDPDFDGSIRGVMKGLVPLPIPLTRVLNGGNEVEIYQQAKPGERIRVKSKYTDIYQREGKSGPLVFLLTETSYYNDKDELLLKSVQTRIIR, from the coding sequence ATGAGCACGGACACAGTCACGACGAACTACATTACCGATGAGGTGAAGGCGCTGATCGGCCTCGAATCCGAGTGGGAGGAATCCTGCGACGTCGTCGAGCGCGGCCAGATCCGCCGGCATGTCCAGGCCACCCTCGAACTCGACCCGGCCTATTGGGACGACGACTACGCCGCCGGCACCAAATTCGGCAGCGTGGTCGCCCCGCCGCTGTTCCCACTGCATGCGCTGCGCGTACCCGCCGGCACGCCCGACCCGTTCGAGGGCCGCGCCACCGATCCGGATTTCGACGGCTCGATCCGCGGCGTGATGAAGGGTCTGGTGCCACTGCCGATCCCGCTGACGCGGGTGCTCAATGGCGGCAACGAGGTCGAGATCTACCAGCAGGCCAAGCCCGGCGAGCGCATTCGCGTGAAGAGCAAGTACACCGACATCTATCAGCGCGAAGGCAAGTCCGGCCCGCTGGTCTTCCTGCTCACCGAGACCTCTTACTACAACGACAAGGACGAGTTGCTGCTGAAATCGGTGCAGACCCGCATCATCCGCTGA
- a CDS encoding CoA-binding protein, with protein sequence MSILLDENTRVLVQAITGTQGRMDVQRMLRYGTKVVAGVTPGKGGQEVDGIPVYDSCAEAVRHHQIDAAISYVPPRALKASSLDLIEAGVPLLAISAERIPIHDLAVILGEARKAGVRVVGPNTLGIVSPGKALIGGIGGERPDRALLRGPVGIMSKSGGMGAEICWTLTRAGIGQSTYVSVGGEAMSGTAFPELLELFERDPETRAVILFGETGTLYEEEAARLIRSGAITKPVFAIIVGRFTEALPGVRFGHGGTIIEGGAGTPSAKIRALEDAGVTVLRRLSELPVHIAATLGMPLSKAS encoded by the coding sequence GTGAGCATCCTGCTGGACGAGAATACAAGGGTGCTGGTGCAGGCCATCACCGGTACGCAGGGCCGCATGGATGTGCAGCGCATGCTGCGCTACGGCACCAAGGTCGTCGCCGGCGTCACTCCCGGCAAGGGCGGCCAGGAAGTCGACGGCATCCCGGTCTATGATTCCTGCGCCGAGGCGGTGCGGCATCACCAGATCGACGCCGCTATCAGCTATGTGCCGCCGCGCGCCTTGAAGGCTTCCTCGCTCGACCTGATCGAAGCCGGCGTGCCGCTGCTGGCCATCTCGGCGGAACGCATCCCGATCCACGATCTTGCGGTGATCCTTGGCGAAGCCCGCAAGGCCGGCGTGCGCGTCGTGGGGCCGAACACGCTCGGCATCGTCAGCCCGGGCAAGGCGCTGATCGGCGGCATTGGCGGCGAGCGGCCGGATCGCGCGCTGCTGCGCGGGCCGGTCGGCATCATGTCGAAGAGCGGCGGCATGGGCGCGGAGATCTGCTGGACCCTGACGCGCGCCGGCATCGGCCAGAGCACCTATGTCTCGGTGGGCGGCGAGGCGATGTCCGGCACCGCTTTCCCCGAACTGCTGGAACTGTTCGAGCGCGATCCCGAGACCAGGGCGGTGATCCTGTTCGGCGAGACCGGCACGCTCTATGAGGAGGAGGCCGCCAGGCTGATCAGGAGCGGCGCCATCACCAAGCCGGTCTTCGCCATCATTGTCGGCCGCTTCACCGAGGCGCTGCCGGGCGTGCGCTTCGGCCATGGCGGCACCATCATCGAAGGCGGCGCGGGCACGCCCTCGGCGAAGATAAGGGCGCTGGAGGATGCCGGCGTCACCGTGCTGCGGCGGCTGTCCGAGCTTCCGGTGCATATAGCGGCGACGTTGGGCATGCCGCTATCGAAGGCGTCGTGA
- a CDS encoding acyl dehydratase — protein MKGEQIYFDDVELDKEIPSISKGPITTAHIMRWSAAMENWHRIHYDNPYATGHDKLPDVLVNGTWKQHVLAQLLKDWAGEGGWNWKIGFQYRAMDVPGDTITAWGKPVKKYEADGLGFVELEIGLRNSRGVDSTQGTATVVLPKRGGRAVPYPFVAPKIAAAA, from the coding sequence ATGAAGGGCGAGCAAATCTATTTCGACGATGTCGAGCTCGACAAGGAAATCCCGTCCATCTCCAAGGGGCCGATCACCACCGCGCACATCATGCGCTGGTCGGCGGCGATGGAGAACTGGCACCGCATCCATTACGACAACCCATATGCCACCGGCCATGACAAGCTGCCGGACGTGCTGGTGAACGGCACCTGGAAGCAGCATGTGCTCGCCCAGTTGCTGAAGGACTGGGCCGGCGAAGGCGGCTGGAACTGGAAGATCGGCTTCCAGTACCGCGCCATGGACGTACCGGGCGACACCATCACCGCCTGGGGCAAGCCGGTGAAGAAATACGAGGCGGACGGGCTCGGCTTCGTCGAGCTGGAGATTGGCCTGCGCAACTCCCGCGGCGTCGATTCCACCCAAGGCACCGCCACCGTGGTGCTGCCGAAGCGCGGCGGCCGCGCGGTGCCCTACCCCTTCGTGGCGCCGAAGATCGCCGCAGCGGCGTGA
- a CDS encoding ATP-grasp domain-containing protein: MAALLEDKTKELLERHGLRVPKGVVIHHAEEIPQCAAEVAFPAVAKALIPIGKKGKAGAVRIVHDEAELRAAFEAIVGREFRGFHAGALLLERKEQIADELFLSFNFDSVLRSAVAMLGRLGGVDVEEAAAANPEAFAHIPIDLALEQPVASFAEAWRSVGLSAEKAEVAGRATEQALQAFRTYEARVLEINPLSLDADGGATAIGTLMDIDDDALFRQPELAQWIEYGASRFGRQATPLERRLFALNLEGAGSMRFMELEGGNLGCLLSGGGCSLWSADHIIDRGGKPATYYDATTPNETMLRALFEGVLQIPGLRGLVFGSNIINLARIESRVRILVEALEASQLDFERFPVVLRMAGPGEEEARRTASRVPHLEYYGDEVTLEYALDRFVDRVKDVEAREGVA, from the coding sequence ATGGCGGCATTGCTCGAGGACAAGACCAAGGAACTGCTGGAGCGCCACGGACTCCGGGTCCCCAAGGGCGTGGTGATCCATCACGCCGAGGAAATCCCGCAATGTGCCGCCGAGGTCGCCTTCCCCGCGGTGGCGAAGGCGCTGATCCCGATCGGCAAGAAGGGCAAGGCCGGTGCGGTGCGCATCGTCCATGACGAGGCCGAGTTGCGCGCCGCCTTCGAGGCCATTGTCGGCCGCGAATTCCGCGGCTTCCACGCCGGCGCGCTGCTGCTGGAACGCAAGGAGCAGATCGCTGACGAACTGTTCCTGTCCTTCAATTTCGACAGTGTGCTGCGCAGCGCCGTCGCCATGCTCGGCCGGCTCGGCGGCGTCGATGTCGAGGAAGCCGCCGCCGCCAATCCGGAGGCGTTCGCCCATATTCCGATCGACCTCGCGCTTGAGCAGCCGGTCGCCTCCTTTGCCGAGGCATGGCGCTCGGTCGGGCTTTCCGCCGAGAAGGCGGAAGTCGCCGGCCGCGCCACGGAGCAGGCACTGCAAGCCTTTCGCACATACGAGGCCCGGGTGCTGGAGATCAACCCGCTGAGCCTCGACGCCGATGGCGGCGCGACCGCGATCGGCACGCTGATGGACATTGACGACGACGCGCTGTTCCGCCAGCCGGAACTGGCGCAATGGATCGAGTATGGCGCCAGCCGGTTCGGCAGGCAGGCAACGCCGCTGGAGCGACGGCTGTTCGCCCTGAATCTCGAGGGCGCCGGCAGCATGCGCTTCATGGAATTGGAGGGCGGCAATCTCGGCTGCCTGCTCTCCGGCGGCGGCTGCAGCCTGTGGTCGGCCGACCACATCATCGACCGCGGCGGCAAGCCGGCGACCTATTACGACGCGACCACGCCGAACGAGACCATGCTGCGCGCGTTATTCGAGGGCGTGCTGCAGATCCCTGGCCTGCGCGGCCTGGTGTTCGGCTCCAACATCATAAATCTTGCCCGTATCGAATCCCGGGTGCGGATCCTGGTCGAGGCGCTGGAAGCCTCGCAGCTTGATTTCGAGCGCTTCCCGGTGGTGCTGCGCATGGCGGGCCCGGGCGAGGAAGAGGCCCGTCGGACCGCCTCGCGGGTGCCGCATCTCGAATATTATGGCGACGAGGTCACGCTGGAATACGCGCTCGACCGCTTCGTCGACCGGGTAAAGGACGTTGAAGCGCGGGAGGGCGTGGCGTGA
- a CDS encoding tripartite tricarboxylate transporter permease has translation MTTIDGILYGVSVAFTAQNLLVAFLGALVGTAIGVLPGLGPVAGIALILPISYSLDPTSGLIMMAGMYYGAMYGGSTTSILLNMPGEAASVVTCIDGYEMTRRGRAGAALTIVAVGSFVGGTVSTIGVMLFAPTLAKFGILFGPAEFLALVAGGLLLFSRISGGSFASGIFPMAIGLMLSTVGQEDVTGQNRFTFGLIDLTQGIELVSLVVGVYGVAEVMNVVESLETQVKPLRVKLRDLLPTREEWRRAWAPYGRGTIVGFVIGLLPGPHTTLSSFVSYKIEKTFSKYRGEIGKGAVEGVAGPETANNAAATSTMVPLLAIGLPYGAVTALMLSAMMVHGVQPGPLLIVNHPEIFWGVIVSMYVGNIILLIMNVPMISVWVSLLRVPNHIFLPLILLMAVIGAYSVNNSMMDVYFLIALGVIGYFLRKFNFQLAPMVIGMVLGPLIEKYIREGLFMNLGDPSIFYKSPMALFIWLVVIFVLTLDLQRAVLDRLFGIKTRTIAIGGGD, from the coding sequence ATGACTACCATCGACGGAATCCTGTACGGCGTGAGCGTCGCCTTCACCGCGCAGAACCTGCTGGTCGCCTTCCTCGGCGCGCTGGTCGGCACCGCCATCGGCGTGCTGCCGGGCCTAGGCCCGGTCGCCGGCATCGCGCTCATCCTGCCGATCAGCTATTCGCTCGATCCGACCAGCGGCCTCATCATGATGGCCGGCATGTATTACGGCGCCATGTATGGCGGCTCGACCACCTCGATCCTGTTGAACATGCCGGGCGAGGCCGCCTCCGTCGTCACCTGCATCGACGGCTATGAGATGACACGGCGCGGGCGCGCCGGCGCCGCGCTCACCATCGTCGCCGTCGGCTCCTTCGTCGGCGGCACGGTGTCGACCATCGGCGTCATGCTGTTCGCGCCGACGCTCGCCAAGTTCGGCATCCTGTTCGGCCCGGCCGAATTCCTCGCGCTCGTGGCGGGCGGCCTTCTGCTGTTCTCCCGCATCTCCGGCGGCAGCTTCGCCTCCGGCATCTTCCCGATGGCCATCGGCCTGATGCTGAGCACCGTCGGCCAGGAGGATGTCACCGGGCAGAACCGCTTCACCTTCGGCCTGATCGACCTGACGCAGGGCATCGAGCTGGTCTCGCTGGTGGTCGGCGTCTATGGCGTCGCCGAGGTGATGAATGTGGTGGAATCGCTGGAGACGCAGGTGAAGCCGCTGCGGGTGAAGCTGCGCGACCTGCTGCCGACCCGCGAGGAGTGGCGCCGCGCCTGGGCGCCCTATGGCCGCGGCACGATTGTCGGCTTCGTCATCGGCCTCTTGCCCGGCCCGCACACCACGCTGTCGAGCTTCGTCTCCTACAAGATCGAGAAGACCTTCTCGAAATATCGCGGCGAGATCGGCAAGGGCGCCGTCGAGGGCGTCGCCGGGCCGGAGACGGCGAACAATGCCGCCGCCACCTCCACCATGGTGCCGCTGCTCGCCATCGGCCTGCCCTATGGCGCCGTCACCGCGCTCATGCTCTCTGCCATGATGGTGCACGGCGTGCAGCCCGGGCCGCTCTTGATCGTCAATCACCCGGAGATCTTCTGGGGCGTCATCGTCTCCATGTATGTCGGCAACATCATCCTGCTGATCATGAACGTGCCGATGATCAGCGTGTGGGTCAGCCTGCTGCGCGTGCCCAACCATATCTTCCTGCCGCTGATCCTGCTGATGGCGGTGATCGGTGCCTACAGCGTCAATAACAGCATGATGGACGTGTACTTCCTGATCGCGCTGGGGGTGATCGGCTACTTCCTGCGCAAGTTCAATTTCCAGCTGGCGCCGATGGTGATCGGCATGGTGCTGGGGCCGCTGATCGAGAAATACATCCGCGAAGGGCTGTTCATGAACCTTGGCGACCCCTCGATCTTCTATAAGAGCCCGATGGCGCTGTTCATCTGGCTGGTCGTCATCTTCGTGCTGACGCTCGACCTCCAGCGCGCGGTGCTGGACCGACTGTTCGGCATCAAGACCAGAACCATCGCTATCGGCGGTGGCGATTGA